From one Lycium barbarum isolate Lr01 chromosome 6, ASM1917538v2, whole genome shotgun sequence genomic stretch:
- the LOC132644749 gene encoding ubiquitin-like protein 5 — protein sequence MIEVVLNDRLGKKVKVKCNEDDTIGDLKKLVAAQTGTRADKIRIQKWYNVYKDHITLRDYEVHDGMGLELYYN from the coding sequence ATGATTGAGGTCGTGTTGAACGATCGATTGGGTAAGAAAGTGAAGGTGAAGTGCAATGAAGATGACACAATTGGTGATTTGAAGAAGCTTGTTGCTGCTCAGACTGGTACACGTGCCGACAAGATTCGTATTCAGAAGTGGTACAATGTCTATAAAGACCATATTACCCTTAGGGATTACGAAGTTCATGATGGCATGGGCCTTGAGCTTTACTACAACTAG